The Enterococcus sp. 7F3_DIV0205 genome has a window encoding:
- a CDS encoding GNAT family N-acetyltransferase, whose protein sequence is MSGVKRMNEEQVEEMFQLAVYAFNSESTEKRKERFKKIVKHSWNYGFFYEDNLASQIISTPFTVAFHGVNYQMAGIGCVSSYPEYRGKGGISAIMKQLLAELAENKVELSYLAPFSYPFYRKYGFEQLFEQINYTIKAANWPNVKSQPGLMKRVNYEEAKDVCQMIYSVSSNHQRGGVIREPWWWDYTVGMNQEYQFALYEDELGKAQGYLIYQSSAESFVIKEWGFLTNQAFQSIIRFIGSHNGSSREFRLETGFDGKNLSYLIPSPLIEMEITPFMMARIVDLNNFLDKYPFTPGIKEVYYLKVEDEYGPWNNGIWKLEVNETGESIVTKFDQVPEEIRDEALIVSSIQALTQLFMGYRTGSELSFYEKITGNTQLIQSLDARLVKGSPVLADYF, encoded by the coding sequence ATGAGTGGAGTCAAAAGAATGAATGAAGAACAAGTGGAAGAGATGTTCCAATTAGCTGTGTATGCATTCAATTCAGAAAGTACAGAGAAACGAAAAGAGCGTTTTAAAAAGATTGTAAAACATTCTTGGAATTATGGTTTCTTTTATGAGGATAACTTAGCAAGTCAGATTATTTCTACACCATTTACCGTCGCGTTTCATGGTGTAAATTATCAAATGGCTGGAATCGGCTGTGTTTCATCTTATCCTGAATATCGCGGGAAAGGCGGTATTTCCGCTATTATGAAACAATTACTGGCAGAATTAGCAGAAAATAAAGTTGAACTTTCTTACTTAGCACCATTTTCGTATCCTTTCTATAGAAAATATGGGTTCGAACAATTATTTGAACAAATTAACTATACAATCAAAGCAGCCAATTGGCCAAACGTCAAATCTCAACCTGGCTTGATGAAACGTGTAAATTATGAAGAGGCAAAAGATGTTTGTCAAATGATCTATTCTGTTTCTTCGAATCATCAAAGAGGTGGGGTAATCAGGGAACCTTGGTGGTGGGACTATACGGTTGGAATGAATCAAGAGTACCAGTTTGCCCTATATGAAGATGAATTGGGAAAGGCACAAGGATACTTGATTTACCAATCTAGTGCAGAGTCTTTTGTCATTAAAGAATGGGGATTTTTAACCAATCAGGCGTTTCAGTCTATCATCCGTTTTATCGGTTCTCATAATGGCTCATCACGAGAATTTCGTTTAGAAACAGGATTTGATGGCAAAAATTTAAGTTATTTAATTCCATCTCCGTTAATAGAGATGGAGATCACGCCATTTATGATGGCAAGAATTGTTGATTTGAACAATTTTTTGGATAAGTATCCTTTTACGCCTGGAATTAAAGAAGTTTATTATCTTAAAGTTGAAGATGAGTATGGTCCATGGAATAACGGGATATGGAAATTAGAAGTAAACGAAACAGGAGAAAGTATTGTAACGAAGTTTGACCAAGTCCCAGAAGAAATAAGAGATGAAGCGTTGATTGTAAGTTCGATCCAAGCGTTGACTCAGCTTTTCATGGGTTATCGTACTGGTAGCGAATTGAGTTTTTATGAGAAAATTACAGGCAATACGCAGCTAATCCAGTCATTAGATGCGCGCTTAGTCAAAGGGAGTCCAGTTTTGGCAGATTATTTTTAA
- a CDS encoding DUF3284 domain-containing protein has translation MEITKKLNIPAPYFYEKVIDSVLFDIRKHTGKSLTKKQLNNFEYVKSFSKNSRAKIKVEKIVDNSSYHFQTSTTKNNFSVGYEIVPIDDKSCEIHYTEKMESFGFLQKINDAVLGTILMYFKKRQFRKMLQMIEESY, from the coding sequence ATGGAAATTACAAAAAAATTGAATATTCCAGCGCCTTACTTTTATGAAAAAGTGATTGATTCTGTTCTTTTTGATATTCGCAAGCACACTGGAAAAAGTTTAACAAAAAAACAATTGAACAATTTTGAATATGTAAAATCATTTTCTAAAAACAGCCGAGCAAAAATCAAAGTTGAGAAAATCGTCGACAACTCATCTTATCATTTCCAAACATCAACAACTAAAAATAATTTTTCGGTAGGCTACGAAATTGTACCGATCGATGATAAATCTTGTGAGATTCATTATACAGAGAAGATGGAATCATTCGGATTTTTACAAAAAATAAATGATGCGGTCTTAGGAACGATTTTAATGTATTTTAAAAAACGTCAGTTTCGTAAAATGCTGCAGATGATAGAAGAATCTTATTAA
- a CDS encoding DUF3188 domain-containing protein: MVRNGLFMCSIGFIIILYTVNPASMKYDLLSMTTGIFLVVVGGYFFFKGRKIEESKAKKQHNEVKK, from the coding sequence ATGGTTAGAAACGGCTTATTTATGTGCAGTATTGGCTTCATAATAATTTTATATACAGTAAATCCTGCTTCAATGAAATATGATTTGTTAAGCATGACAACAGGGATTTTCTTAGTAGTTGTTGGCGGTTATTTCTTTTTTAAAGGGAGAAAGATTGAAGAATCTAAAGCAAAGAAACAACATAACGAGGTGAAAAAATAA
- a CDS encoding PTS sugar transporter subunit IIC encodes MDGLTAWMEKYILPVAGKIGAQKHLVALRDAFIGTMPATMAGSIAVMINAMIRDLPQQFFSDYAANLAADKGIFAVINVIIGINGFVWNGTLAIAGLIFAFSWGYNLARAYKVNDLAGGIVGLATLIQGIAFAYSNTLETAVPKELMNTINENSATSGWSATAEGLTAGGWGWLKLDHLNGNAYFTVMIMGAISVIIFCKLMLANITIKMPDSVPPAVSKAFAAILPATIALYVIAIINFVVGKLTNGQLIIDLVQKYIAEPFLGLSQGLGAVLIVTIFVQIFWFFGIHGPNVLAPVLEGIWGQAQLINIDIFQKGYKGLTGTPAVLKAIDDGKAYMWVRGSFDAFAWFGGSGGTIVLIVAILLFSKRADYLTVGKLSLGPGIFNINEPIMFGLPIVLNAIMFVPFLVAPVVATTIGWLATYFGLVAPVSQQVTWVVPPILLSFLATGADWRAPIVTIVCMVVTFLIWTPFVIAANRMEPTDFE; translated from the coding sequence ATGGATGGATTAACAGCCTGGATGGAGAAGTACATTCTACCTGTGGCCGGTAAAATTGGTGCGCAAAAACACTTAGTTGCATTACGTGACGCTTTTATCGGAACAATGCCAGCAACAATGGCAGGATCGATTGCCGTAATGATCAATGCGATGATTCGTGATTTACCGCAACAATTTTTCTCTGACTATGCAGCAAACCTTGCTGCAGATAAAGGTATCTTTGCAGTTATTAACGTTATTATTGGAATCAACGGATTTGTTTGGAACGGTACTTTGGCGATTGCCGGTTTGATTTTTGCCTTTTCTTGGGGTTATAACCTAGCAAGAGCGTATAAAGTAAATGACTTAGCGGGTGGTATCGTTGGTTTAGCAACATTGATTCAAGGAATCGCATTTGCTTATTCTAATACATTAGAAACAGCAGTTCCTAAAGAACTAATGAATACAATCAATGAAAACTCAGCAACAAGTGGTTGGTCAGCAACAGCTGAAGGCTTAACAGCAGGCGGTTGGGGTTGGTTGAAACTAGATCATTTAAATGGTAATGCATACTTCACAGTTATGATCATGGGTGCTATTTCTGTTATCATTTTCTGTAAATTAATGTTGGCGAACATCACAATTAAAATGCCTGATTCAGTTCCGCCAGCAGTATCAAAAGCTTTCGCTGCGATTTTACCTGCAACGATCGCGTTATATGTTATTGCAATTATTAACTTTGTAGTAGGTAAATTAACGAACGGACAATTGATCATCGATTTAGTTCAAAAATATATTGCAGAACCATTCTTGGGACTATCTCAAGGTTTAGGTGCTGTATTGATCGTAACGATTTTCGTTCAAATTTTCTGGTTCTTCGGTATCCACGGTCCAAACGTATTGGCACCAGTTTTAGAAGGTATCTGGGGACAAGCACAATTAATCAATATCGACATTTTCCAAAAAGGCTACAAAGGATTGACTGGTACACCAGCTGTCTTGAAAGCCATTGATGATGGAAAAGCTTATATGTGGGTTCGTGGTTCATTTGATGCATTTGCATGGTTTGGTGGATCAGGTGGTACGATCGTCTTGATCGTTGCAATCTTACTATTCTCTAAACGTGCAGATTACCTAACTGTTGGTAAATTATCATTAGGACCTGGTATCTTCAATATTAACGAACCAATCATGTTTGGTTTACCAATCGTGTTAAATGCAATTATGTTTGTACCATTCTTAGTTGCACCAGTAGTTGCAACAACAATCGGATGGTTAGCAACTTACTTTGGATTAGTAGCGCCAGTTTCACAACAAGTAACATGGGTTGTTCCTCCAATCTTGCTATCATTCTTAGCAACAGGAGCTGACTGGAGAGCACCAATCGTAACAATTGTATGTATGGTTGTCACATTCCTTATCTGGACACCGTTTGTTATTGCGGCAAACAGAATGGAACCAACTGATTTCGAATAA
- a CDS encoding PTS lactose/cellobiose transporter subunit IIA has protein sequence MEDQQNLEAVMGLIMYGGNAKSDAMEAIAAAKAGDFELADQKIADAEESLVQAHHSQTGMLTQEAQGNHIQVTLLTVHSQDHLMTSIAFTDLAKEIIDLYRRMDNE, from the coding sequence GTGGAAGATCAACAAAATTTAGAAGCAGTAATGGGATTGATTATGTATGGAGGGAACGCTAAAAGCGATGCAATGGAAGCGATTGCGGCAGCTAAAGCAGGAGACTTTGAATTAGCAGATCAAAAAATCGCTGATGCAGAAGAATCTTTAGTCCAAGCACATCATTCTCAAACAGGAATGTTAACGCAAGAAGCACAAGGAAATCATATTCAAGTGACGTTATTGACAGTTCATAGTCAAGACCATTTAATGACTTCGATCGCTTTTACAGATTTAGCAAAAGAAATCATTGATTTATATCGTCGGATGGATAACGAGTAA
- a CDS encoding PTS sugar transporter subunit IIB — translation MAKKTIMLVCSAGMSTSLLVTKMQKAAEDRGMEADIFAVSASDADNNLEAKDVNVLLLGPQVRFMKSQFEQKLAPKGIPFDVINMSDYGMMNGEKVLDQAIALMDK, via the coding sequence ATGGCTAAAAAAACAATTATGTTAGTATGTTCAGCAGGAATGAGTACAAGTTTATTGGTAACAAAAATGCAAAAAGCAGCAGAAGATCGTGGAATGGAAGCAGATATTTTTGCAGTATCAGCATCAGATGCAGATAATAACTTAGAAGCCAAAGATGTAAACGTATTACTTTTAGGTCCGCAAGTACGTTTCATGAAATCTCAATTTGAGCAAAAATTAGCACCTAAAGGAATTCCTTTTGACGTAATCAACATGTCAGATTATGGCATGATGAACGGTGAGAAAGTTCTAGATCAAGCAATTGCTTTAATGGACAAATAA
- a CDS encoding sigma 54-interacting transcriptional regulator, which produces MKSRKDEILAVLESKKQGMTAADVANELAIDRSNASRYLSELFKEHKIIKSDGRPVIYSVVTEEDKVHVDNSSEVTFDNLVGAQDSLKVSIQQAKAAILYPPRGLHTIIFGETGTGKSLFAECMYHFAVDSKTLAADAPFVSFNCADYAQNPQLLFGHIFGVKKGAYTGANEDSPGLMSKADGGILFLDEIHRLPPEGQEMLFTFIDKGVYRPLGESGQTYEASVQIIGATTESSESFLTTFNRRIPMAITLPSLDARSLDERYDIISLFIKQEANRLNQRIDIKREAILAFMLYDAEGNIGQVKRDLKLVCAKSFLHYRTHNESSLVIQKRDLPLQVQKGLLKIKEVSDRLDRFVDSKSNYLSFEPGTNEVVWSQDPARDMQVYNEIEEKVATLSANELENVNLEQLISSDMDAYFQTYVDELTQNPVHKELLPEPIWKLTDRLYDIAEKRLERTYNEKARFAFALHLQSTIDRVKEGHVIVHPNLNNVRKKMKKEFQVAMDLSAIIEEENNIEIPFDEIGFISMFLSINVGSKEKVHENNVGVVVLMHGDSTASSMLKTAQELLGTETGVAMNMPLTMEVQTMYEQLKSFVLSHREKLVNGMLLLTDMGSLNSFGNLIFEETGIRTKAITMTSTMIVLEAIRMASVGRSLEDIYQNIQMSFESIIREQFRSSPQNREDVKKAVVVTCFTGEGVAAKLYQRILPVIDENKVEIIQMQFLEREAFKKHIDSLMEEYEIKAIAGTVDVEYQNIPFFSAYDIFDDEKLNVLKRIAGDEVPTEKIVKSLGGTITAVDSLQKLIVMLQKTVHQIQTDMHIIVEPGVDAGIVIHLAFLVDAILKGEKSKEFDNLTEFMKKNRLETDVTRTNLMVIEKAYRIAFTESDIAHLTLLFLENKIKTTTEYTHN; this is translated from the coding sequence ATGAAATCTAGAAAAGACGAGATTTTAGCAGTTTTAGAATCAAAAAAACAAGGTATGACAGCGGCTGATGTCGCAAATGAGCTGGCAATCGATCGAAGCAATGCCAGCCGCTACTTAAGTGAATTGTTCAAAGAACACAAAATCATTAAAAGCGATGGCCGTCCAGTCATTTATTCAGTTGTAACCGAAGAAGACAAAGTCCATGTCGATAATTCTAGTGAAGTAACATTTGATAACTTAGTTGGAGCGCAGGATTCTTTAAAAGTCAGCATCCAACAAGCAAAAGCCGCAATTTTATATCCGCCTCGCGGCTTACATACAATTATTTTTGGTGAAACGGGAACCGGAAAATCATTGTTTGCGGAATGTATGTACCATTTTGCAGTTGATTCTAAGACCTTAGCAGCTGATGCTCCTTTTGTTTCGTTTAACTGTGCGGATTACGCACAAAATCCTCAATTACTATTTGGGCATATTTTTGGTGTGAAAAAAGGGGCTTATACTGGCGCCAATGAAGATAGTCCAGGTTTGATGTCGAAAGCAGATGGTGGAATTCTATTCCTTGATGAAATCCATCGTTTACCGCCAGAAGGTCAAGAAATGCTATTTACTTTTATTGATAAAGGGGTCTATCGTCCACTCGGTGAAAGTGGTCAAACATATGAAGCATCTGTTCAAATCATTGGTGCAACCACAGAATCATCTGAGAGTTTTTTGACGACTTTTAATCGCAGAATTCCAATGGCGATCACGTTGCCATCTTTAGATGCACGTTCACTTGATGAGCGCTACGATATTATCTCCTTGTTTATCAAACAAGAAGCAAACCGCTTAAATCAACGAATCGATATTAAAAGAGAAGCGATTTTGGCTTTTATGCTTTATGATGCAGAAGGAAATATTGGGCAAGTTAAAAGAGATTTGAAACTTGTGTGCGCAAAATCTTTTCTACATTATCGTACACATAATGAATCCAGTTTAGTGATCCAAAAAAGAGATTTACCACTCCAAGTGCAAAAAGGTTTATTAAAAATCAAAGAGGTTTCTGATCGTTTAGATCGTTTTGTTGATAGTAAAAGTAATTATCTAAGTTTTGAGCCGGGAACAAATGAAGTTGTCTGGTCACAAGATCCAGCTCGAGACATGCAAGTCTATAATGAAATTGAAGAAAAAGTTGCAACGTTATCAGCGAATGAACTGGAAAATGTCAATTTAGAACAATTAATTTCTAGTGACATGGATGCTTATTTTCAAACTTATGTAGATGAACTTACACAAAATCCTGTGCATAAAGAATTATTGCCAGAACCAATTTGGAAGCTGACAGATCGTTTATACGATATCGCAGAAAAAAGACTAGAGCGCACATACAATGAAAAGGCCCGCTTTGCTTTTGCCTTACACTTACAAAGTACGATCGATCGAGTGAAAGAAGGACATGTGATAGTCCATCCTAATTTAAATAATGTTCGTAAGAAAATGAAGAAAGAGTTTCAAGTCGCTATGGATTTATCTGCTATCATTGAAGAAGAGAACAATATTGAAATTCCTTTTGATGAGATTGGATTTATCAGTATGTTTTTATCGATCAATGTGGGCAGTAAAGAAAAAGTCCATGAAAATAACGTTGGTGTTGTTGTGTTGATGCATGGCGATTCAACTGCTTCAAGTATGCTGAAAACAGCGCAAGAATTGCTTGGAACAGAAACTGGTGTCGCAATGAATATGCCGCTAACGATGGAAGTTCAGACAATGTACGAACAACTGAAAAGTTTTGTATTGAGTCATCGTGAAAAACTTGTGAACGGGATGTTGCTTTTAACGGATATGGGTTCATTGAATTCTTTTGGAAACCTGATTTTTGAAGAAACTGGGATTCGAACGAAAGCCATCACAATGACTAGCACGATGATCGTGTTAGAAGCGATTCGAATGGCAAGTGTGGGAAGAAGTTTAGAAGATATTTATCAAAACATCCAAATGTCGTTTGAAAGTATCATTAGAGAACAATTCCGCAGTAGTCCGCAAAATCGTGAGGATGTAAAAAAAGCAGTGGTTGTTACATGTTTCACTGGCGAAGGCGTTGCGGCAAAATTATATCAACGCATTTTACCTGTGATCGATGAAAACAAAGTTGAAATTATTCAAATGCAGTTTTTAGAACGTGAAGCGTTTAAAAAGCATATCGATAGTTTAATGGAAGAATATGAAATCAAAGCAATTGCTGGAACAGTTGACGTTGAATATCAGAATATCCCGTTCTTTTCTGCATATGATATCTTTGATGATGAAAAATTAAACGTATTGAAGCGGATTGCAGGTGATGAGGTTCCAACTGAAAAGATTGTCAAATCATTAGGTGGAACGATCACCGCAGTTGATTCGCTGCAAAAGCTAATTGTCATGCTGCAAAAAACAGTACATCAAATTCAGACAGATATGCATATTATTGTTGAACCAGGTGTTGATGCTGGTATTGTAATCCATCTTGCATTTTTAGTAGATGCTATTTTGAAAGGTGAGAAATCAAAAGAATTTGATAACCTTACTGAATTTATGAAAAAAAATCGCCTAGAAACGGATGTTACCAGAACTAATTTAATGGTAATAGAAAAAGCCTACCGTATAGCGTTTACCGAGTCGGATATTGCACATTTGACACTATTATTTTTAGAAAATAAAATAAAAACAACAACAGAATACACACACAATTAA
- a CDS encoding DEAD/DEAH box helicase — protein sequence MTFIKNLPEAWQEHWQASGFSEPSMIQEKSFQPLKEKENVLGISPTGSGKTLAYVLPLLLNVEKDQGSQLLILAPSQELAVQISQVVRDWATLLQLKTQSLIGGANVGRQIEKLKKKPEILVGTPGRVLELIKTKKIKSHLLQTVVMDEVDQLFHEKELNLTKQILASAPTEFQLVFYSATADRVVEEAQKLTDQLTIIDVMDEDQSGGVVNHYFMALSPRKKSDFLRSLAYTSDFRAMVFFNQVADLGSVEEKLIYEGLAVAGLASDQNKTLRKLAIDQFSKKRAVMLLTTDIAARGLDFEAIPFVVNAEVPLSEESYIHRAGRVGRMGAAGSVITFVNDATKRDYQRLMKKIELPSKEIFLYDGAIHLTRKEKSSSEEKAGSPNGSAKKEQAEKQVPTKKTAKPKNRPKNNKNKGARRKSSKPEL from the coding sequence GCAGGCTTCTGGTTTTAGCGAGCCATCGATGATTCAAGAAAAAAGCTTCCAACCTTTGAAAGAAAAAGAAAATGTTTTGGGGATTTCTCCAACGGGATCAGGTAAAACGTTAGCGTATGTTTTACCACTTCTTTTGAATGTAGAAAAAGACCAAGGCAGTCAGCTATTGATTTTAGCGCCTTCGCAAGAATTAGCAGTGCAAATCAGTCAAGTTGTACGTGATTGGGCGACATTACTTCAATTGAAAACTCAAAGTCTGATTGGTGGAGCCAATGTTGGCCGTCAAATCGAAAAGTTAAAAAAGAAACCAGAAATTTTGGTTGGAACACCTGGGCGTGTATTGGAACTGATCAAAACAAAGAAAATCAAAAGTCATTTGCTGCAGACTGTTGTAATGGACGAAGTAGATCAGCTGTTTCACGAAAAAGAGCTGAATCTAACCAAACAAATTTTAGCTAGTGCACCAACAGAATTTCAGTTAGTCTTTTATTCGGCGACGGCTGATCGAGTAGTAGAAGAAGCCCAAAAACTAACAGATCAGCTGACAATCATTGATGTAATGGATGAAGATCAATCTGGTGGTGTTGTGAATCATTATTTTATGGCACTCTCTCCTAGAAAAAAAAGTGATTTTTTAAGAAGCTTAGCGTATACATCTGATTTTCGTGCGATGGTTTTCTTTAATCAAGTTGCTGATTTAGGTTCAGTCGAAGAAAAACTGATTTATGAAGGGTTAGCAGTAGCAGGGCTTGCTTCAGATCAAAATAAAACACTGCGTAAATTAGCGATCGATCAATTTTCTAAAAAAAGAGCAGTCATGCTTTTAACAACGGATATTGCTGCTAGAGGTTTAGACTTTGAAGCGATTCCTTTTGTTGTGAATGCTGAAGTCCCATTGTCCGAAGAAAGTTATATTCATCGGGCTGGCCGTGTTGGACGTATGGGTGCAGCAGGTTCTGTCATTACGTTTGTGAACGATGCAACCAAAAGAGATTATCAACGATTAATGAAAAAAATAGAGCTTCCTTCAAAGGAAATTTTTCTTTATGATGGCGCAATCCACCTGACTAGGAAAGAAAAAAGTTCTTCTGAAGAAAAAGCAGGAAGTCCAAATGGATCGGCAAAAAAAGAGCAGGCTGAAAAACAAGTACCAACCAAAAAGACAGCAAAGCCTAAAAACCGCCCAAAAAACAATAAAAATAAAGGGGCTAGACGGAAATCGTCTAAACCTGAGCTATAA